From the genome of Primulina eburnea isolate SZY01 chromosome 12, ASM2296580v1, whole genome shotgun sequence, one region includes:
- the LOC140806931 gene encoding homeobox protein knotted-1-like 2: MEEYNHLSENANSRRNFLYMGPVLAPSSSVYGRTNSGSSNHQGQLQQISSFHLQSSDCYDQYEGAQQNPTVKTEAGTSQIHAPRFNYPSMNRGHQTLQDHHGRQESANTCSEVDAIKARIIAHPQYSNLLEAYMDCQKVGAPPEVVARLTAVRQEFEARQRAGAAARDVSKDPELDQFMEAYYDMLVKYREELTRPLQEATEFLRRIESQLNMITNCPIRILNSEEKCDGVVSSEEDQENSGGETELAEIDPRAEDKELKNHLLRKYSGYLSSLKQELSKKKKKGKLPKDARQKLLSWWELHYKWPYPSESEKVALAESTGLDQKQINNWFINQRKRHWKPSEDMPFMVMDGLHPQNAAIYMDGHYIGEGPYRLGP; encoded by the exons ATGGAGGAATACAATCATCTGAGTGAAAACGCAAATTCTCGAAGGAATTTTCTTTATATGGGCCCAGTTCTTGCACCAAGCTCTTCTGTTTATGGAAGAACAAACAGTGGCTCGAGTAATCATCAAGGCCAGTTGCAGCAGATCAGTAGCTTCCATCTTCAATCAAGCGACTGTTACGATCAATATGAAGGTGCTCAACAGAATCCCACTGTCAAAACTGAAGCCGGAACTTCGCAAATTCATGCTCCCAGATTCAACTATCCGTCTATGAATAGAGGACACCAAACTCTTCAAGATCATCACGGGAGACAAGAAAGTGCGAATACCTGTAGTGAAGTTGATGCGATTAAAGCCAGGATTATTGCTCATCCTCAGTATTCTAATCTTTTGGAAGCGTACATGGATTGTCAAAAG GTGGGAGCTCCGCCGGAGGTCGTGGCGCGTCTGACGGCGGTCCGCCAAGAGTTTGAGGCGAGGCAGCGGGCTGGTGCCGCTGCTCGAGATGTTTCGAAGGATCCAGAACTCGATCAGTTCATG GAAGCTTACTATGACATGCTGGTGAAGTATCGGGAGGAGCTAACCAGGCCTTTACAAGAAGCCACGGAGTTCCTGCGACGGATTGAATCACAACTTAACATGATAACCAATTGCCCCATACGGATTTTAAATTCTG AGGAGAAGTGTGATGGTGTTGTTTCGTCTGAAGAAGACCAAGAAAACAGCGGTGGAGAAACCGAACTTGCTGAGATTGATCCACGAGCAGAAGACAAGGAACTGAAAAATCACCTCTTGAGGAAGTATAGTGGATATTTAAGCAGTCTAAAGCAAGAGCTGtccaagaagaagaagaaaggcAAACTTCCAAAAGATGCTCGGCAGAAGCTACTCAGCTGGTGGGAATTACATTACAAATGGCCGTATCCATCG GAGTCGGAGAAGGTGGCGCTAGCTGAATCAACGGGTTTAGACCAGAAACAGATTAATAATTGGTTCATTAACCAAAGAAAGCGACACTGGAAACCATCTGAAGACATGCCGTTTATGGTGATGGATGGCTTGCATCCGCAAAATGCTGCCATCTACATGGATGGTCATTATATAGGTGAAGGTCCTTACAGATTGGGGCCGTGA
- the LOC140806930 gene encoding CSC1-like protein RXW8 isoform X3 has protein sequence MFSVSRCSETEMDVSSLLTSAAINTAVCVAFFSLYSVLRKQPSLLSVYFGQRLSQVRLKRHDPFCFERLVPSASWIVKAWEASEDELYAIGGVDAVVFLRAVVFSVRILTVAGIICLFLVLPLNYNFGIEMEHKQFPDEPLNVFTIGNVKEGSRWLWAHCLALYIITCCACILLYFEYKNITKMRLAYITSSVSHPSHFTVLVRAIPWSREEAYSDTLTKFFTNYYSSSYLLHQMIYQSGAVQKLMSDAEKMYKILRTTGMEQTCGSKFIRCGFCGGTNAASFKILSIEPESSKGRSSFDGSDTRKKECGAALVFFRTRYAALVASEVLQAPNPMSWVTDSAPEPRDVYWSNLCVPYRLLWIRKIAVLVASILFVIFFLIPVVFTQSLVHFEKLKKIFPFLRDIGQRKFVEQVITGYLPSVIFMIFLYFVPPLMMVFSTLEGSISRSSRKRSTCIKVTYFVIWNVFFANILTETAIDHYQISIMKLGDPKNIPNLLAKAVPSSATFFMTYVLTSGWASLSVELIQPFPLVCNLFYRFILQNKDETTYGTYTFPYHTEVPRVLLFGLLGFTCSTLAPLILPFLLVYFVLAYFVYRNQILNVYVTKYQTGGLYWPVVHNTTIFSLVLTQIIALGVFGIKESSVALSFTIPLIVCTLLFNEYCRQRFHPVFRKTPAKVR, from the exons ATGTTCTCT GTTTCCCGGTGTAGCGAGACAGAGATGGACGTCTCCTCTCTTTTGACTTCTGCTGCTATCAATACAGCTGTATGTGTGGCGTTTTTCTCGTTGTACTCTGTTTTAAGAAAACAACCTAGTCTCCTGAGCGTCTATTTTGGGCAAAGGCTTTCCCAGGTGAGATTAAAACGCCATGATCCTTTTTGCTTCGAGCGACTCGTTCCTTCTGCTAGTTGGATAGTGAAGGCCTGGGAAGCCTCAGAGGACGAGTTATATGCCATTGGTGGTGTGGATGCCGTAGTCTTTCTCCGTGCGGTTGTCTTCAG TGTCAGAATATTAACTGTTGCTGGTATCATATGCTTGTTTCTTGTTCTTCCCCTAAATTATAATTTCGGAATTGAGATGGAGCACAAACAATTCCCTGATGAGCCATTGAATGTGTTCACCATTGGGAATGTGAAGGAAGGGTCAAGATG GCTTTGGGCTCATTGTCTTGCACTATACATCATAACATGCTGCGCTTGTATTCTCCTCTACTTT GAATATAAAAACATCACAAAAATGAGATTGGCGTACATCACTTCTTCTGTTTCCCATCCAAGTCACTTTACAGTGCTTGTTCGTGCAATTCCATGGTCTCGGGAAGAAGCATACAGCGATACATTGACAAAATTCTTTACAAATTATTATTCGTCAAGCTATTTGTTGCACCAAATGATCTATCAGTCCGGAGCAGTCCAGAAATTGATG AGTGATGCTGAGAAAATGTATAAGATTCTGAGGACGACCGGGATGGAGCAAACCTGTGGATCAAAATTTATTAGATGTGGCTTTTGTGGGGGAACTAATGCAGCATCTTTCAAAATCCTTTCTATTGAGCCTGAAAGTTCCAAGGGAAGAAGCAGCTTTGATGGGTCAGATACAAGGAAGAAG GAATGTGGAGCGGCTCTGGTTtttttcaggactcgttatgctGCTTTGGTTGCTTCGGAGGTTCTTCAAGCACCAAATCCCATGTCCTGGGTGACTGACTCTGCTCCTGAACCTCGTGACGTGTACTGGTCAAACTTGTGTGTACCGTATCGGCTCCTATGGATCCGTAAAATTGCTGTCCTCGTGGCCTCGATCCTTTTTGTGATTTTCTTCCTTATACCTGTGGTGTTTACACAAAGCCTTGTTCATTTTGAAAAGCTAAAAAAGATTTTTCCGTTCTTGAGGGATATCGGACAGAG GAAGTTTGTTGAACAAGTGATAACTGGATATCTACCAAGTGTTATATTCATGATCTTTCTGTACTTTGTACCACCACTAATGATGGTCTTCTCGACATTGGAGGGCTCAATTTCTCGTAGCAGCCGGAAACGAAGTACATGCATTAAAGTTACTTACTTTGTCATATGGAATGTATTCTTTGCCAATATTCTTACAGAGACTGCCATAGACCACTATCAAATTTCGATCATGAAATTGGGGGATCCTAAAAACATACCAAATTTGCTTGCTAAAGCAGTGCCTTCATCG GCAACATTCTTTATGACTTACGTTCTCACCTCAGGCTGGGCAAGCTTGTCCGTTGAACTCATTCAGCCATTTCCTTTAGTCTGCAACTTGTTTTACAGGTTCATTCTCCAAAACAAGGACGAGACAACATATGGAACATATACCTTTCCGTACCATACGGAAGTACCAAGAGTCCTCCTTTTCGGACTCCTAGGTTTCACTTGTTCCACATTGGCACCTCTTATTTTGCCTTTCTTGCTGGTATATTTTGTCCTTGCCTATTTCGTGTACCGCAATCAG ATATTGAACGTGTATGTAACGAAATATCAGACAGGCGGACTGTATTGGCCTGTGGTGCACAACACAACAATATTCTCGTTGGTGCTGACACAAATAATAGCATTGGGAGTTTTTGGAATCAAAGAATCCTCGGTTGCTTTAAGCTTTACCATTCCACTAATTGTTTGCACGCTACTCTTCAATGAGTATTGTAGGCAAAGGTTTCACCCAGTCTTTAGAAAAACACCAGCCAAGGTGAGATAG
- the LOC140808017 gene encoding 1-aminocyclopropane-1-carboxylate synthase 3-like — MKMLSKKATCKSHGQDSSYFLGWQEYEKNPFDPIRNQSGIIQMGLAENQLSFDLLESWIARNQEISGFKKTGGSIFRELALFQDYHGLPAFKKELVEYMSEIRQNKVKFDPNKVVLTAGATSANETLMFCLAEPGEAFLIPTPYYPGFDRDLKWRTGVEIIPVHCHSSNDFRITASSLEEAYKQAQNLHLKVKGIFITNPSNPLGTTFTLNELNLIINFAINENIHIVNDEIYTGTVFDSPRFVGIIEALKIRKFDPKRASIWSRVHVVSSLSKDLGLPGFRIGMIYSNNDTLIAAATKMSSFGLISSQSQFLLSKILADKKFIRNYVKENRRRLKNRHKMLVSGLKKVGIPCLKSNSGLFCWVDMRSLLKSDTFEAEMNLWREMIGEYLLNVSPGSSCHCVEPGWFRVCFANMAKETLEIAVGRIQALVNSRALQLMIN, encoded by the exons ATGAAAATGTTGTCTAAGAAAGCTACATGCAAGTCACATGGCCAAGACTCTTCTTACTTCTTAGGATGGCAAGAGTACGAGAAGAATCCATTTGATCCGATTCGAAATCAGTCTGGAATTATCCAGATGGGCTTGGCCGAAAATCAG CTTTCTTTTGATCTTCTGGAATCTTGGATTGCAAGAAACCAGGAAATCAGCGGATTCAAGAAAACGGGAGGATCCATATTCAGGGAGTTGGCTCTTTTCCAAGATTATCATGGTTTGCCAGCATTTAAGAAA GAGCTAGTAGAGTACATGTCTGAGATCAGACAAAACAAAGTAAAATTTGATCCCAACAAGGTCGTACTCACAGCCGGGGCAACTTCCGCGAACGAAACTCTCATGTTTTGCTTGGCCGAACCTGGTGAAGCTTTTTTAATCCCCACACCATATTATCCAGG GTTTGATAGAGATCTGAAATGGAGAACTGGGGTTGAAATTATACCTGTACACTGCCACAGTTCAAACGACTTCAGAATCACTGCTTCTTCTCTGGAAGAAGCCTATAAACAAGCCCAAAATCTTCATCTAAAAGTTAAAGGGATTTTTATCACAAATCCTTCGAATCCCTTGGGTACCACATTTACTCTAAATGAACTAAATCTGATAATCAACTTCGCCATTAACGAAAACATCCACATAGTAAACGACGAAATATATACAGGCACCGTTTTCGATTCACCGAGATTCGTAGGCATCATAGAAGCACTAAAGATAAGGAAATTCGACCCAAAGAGGGCATCGATTTGGAGTCGGGTTCATGTCGTTTCCAGTCTTTCCAAGGATCTTGGACTTCCAGGGTTCAGAATCGGCATGATCTATTCAAATAATGATACCTTAATAGCCGCAGCAACTAAAATGTCGAGTTTTGGGCTTATTTCTTCACAAAGCCAATTTTTACTGTCCAAGATTCTGGCTGATAAGAAATTTATACGGAATTATGTGAAAGAGAACCGCAGGAGATTGAAAAACAGACATAAAATGCTGGTTTCTGGGTTGAAAAAAGTCGGTATCCCGTGTTTAAAGAGCAACTCTGGATTATTTTGCTGGGTGGATATGCGATCTCTGTTGAAGTCGGATACATTTGAAGCAGAAATGAATCTGTGGAGGGAAATGATTGGTGAATATTTGCTGAATGTTTCTCCAGGATCTTCGTGTCATTGCGTGGAACCTGGCTGGTTCCGTGTTTGTTTTGCAAATATGGCTAAGGAAACACTTGAAATTGCGGTGGGACGGATCCAGGCTTTGGTCAATTCCAGGGCACTGCAACTAATGATTAACTAG
- the LOC140808280 gene encoding uncharacterized protein, with product MELFKSSNAGRWSEALSSYETLIKSHPKPNLISLDHFYRNDLPNLLHHRNPNPYITADELSKLMQWKLTRGKWRPRLLAFVSSLSDDVVRAASGKAFDSLPDVAKAVSELTVLKGVGPATASAVLAAYSPDVAPFMSDEAMEAAVGDAKDYSLKRYLQFVEKIQAKAEELSTLKEPFTPSDVERALWAAAMGSKSNTSSSKTDEVKLDKKSKRKRK from the exons ATGGAGTTATTCAAATCGTCGAACGCTGGTCGATGGAGTGAAGCCCTCTCTTCGTACGAAACCCTGATCAAATCTCACCCAAAGCCCAATCTCATTTCCCTCGATCATTTCTACCGCAATGACCTCCCAAATCTTCTCCACCACAGGAACCCTAATCCCTATATCACTGCCGATGAGCTCTCCAAGCTCATGCAATGGAAACTCACCCGTGGAAAGTGGAGGCCACGTTTGTTAGCCTTTGTCTCCTCTCTAAGCGACGACGTCGTTCGAGCCGCGTCCGGGAAGGCGTTCGATTCATTGCCTGACGTTGCCAAGGCTGTCTCTGAGTTAACTGTGTTGAAGGGCGTCGGCCCCGCCACTGCCTCCGCTGTTCTCGCTGCCTACTCTCCGGATGTTGCGCCTTTCATGTCCGATGAG GCAATGGAGGCAGCTGTCGGAGATGCAAAGGATTATTCGTTGAAGCGGTATTTGCAGTTCGTCGAGAAGATTCAAGCCAAAGCGGAG GAATTGTCGACACTAAAGGAACCATTCACTCCATCAGATGTTGAAAGGGCTTTATGGGCTGCTGCTATGGGTTCCAAATCAAATACCTCGTCATCAAAAACAGATGAGGTTAAGTTGGACAAGAAATCCAAAAGAAAGAGAAAATAG
- the LOC140806930 gene encoding CSC1-like protein RXW8 isoform X1, producing the protein MFSVSRCSETEMDVSSLLTSAAINTAVCVAFFSLYSVLRKQPSLLSVYFGQRLSQVRLKRHDPFCFERLVPSASWIVKAWEASEDELYAIGGVDAVVFLRAVVFSVRILTVAGIICLFLVLPLNYNFGIEMEHKQFPDEPLNVFTIGNVKEGSRWLWAHCLALYIITCCACILLYFEYKNITKMRLAYITSSVSHPSHFTVLVRAIPWSREEAYSDTLTKFFTNYYSSSYLLHQMIYQSGAVQKLMSDAEKMYKILRTTGMEQTCGSKFIRCGFCGGTNAASFKILSIEPESSKGRSSFDGSDTRKKECGAALVFFRTRYAALVASEVLQAPNPMSWVTDSAPEPRDVYWSNLCVPYRLLWIRKIAVLVASILFVIFFLIPVVFTQSLVHFEKLKKIFPFLRDIGQRKFVEQVITGYLPSVIFMIFLYFVPPLMMVFSTLEGSISRSSRKRSTCIKVTYFVIWNVFFANILTETAIDHYQISIMKLGDPKNIPNLLAKAVPSSATFFMTYVLTSGWASLSVELIQPFPLVCNLFYRFILQNKDETTYGTYTFPYHTEVPRVLLFGLLGFTCSTLAPLILPFLLVYFVLAYFVYRNQILNVYVTKYQTGGLYWPVVHNTTIFSLVLTQIIALGVFGIKESSVALSFTIPLIVCTLLFNEYCRQRFHPVFRKTPAKIIIEMDRQDEHCGRMEEIHQKLQSSYCQFASRSNGLQKTVEQNSHACELDNTEIGNICMHEDLEDVTPGKRTIRLPGSLVGRAHLELGEMHNK; encoded by the exons ATGTTCTCT GTTTCCCGGTGTAGCGAGACAGAGATGGACGTCTCCTCTCTTTTGACTTCTGCTGCTATCAATACAGCTGTATGTGTGGCGTTTTTCTCGTTGTACTCTGTTTTAAGAAAACAACCTAGTCTCCTGAGCGTCTATTTTGGGCAAAGGCTTTCCCAGGTGAGATTAAAACGCCATGATCCTTTTTGCTTCGAGCGACTCGTTCCTTCTGCTAGTTGGATAGTGAAGGCCTGGGAAGCCTCAGAGGACGAGTTATATGCCATTGGTGGTGTGGATGCCGTAGTCTTTCTCCGTGCGGTTGTCTTCAG TGTCAGAATATTAACTGTTGCTGGTATCATATGCTTGTTTCTTGTTCTTCCCCTAAATTATAATTTCGGAATTGAGATGGAGCACAAACAATTCCCTGATGAGCCATTGAATGTGTTCACCATTGGGAATGTGAAGGAAGGGTCAAGATG GCTTTGGGCTCATTGTCTTGCACTATACATCATAACATGCTGCGCTTGTATTCTCCTCTACTTT GAATATAAAAACATCACAAAAATGAGATTGGCGTACATCACTTCTTCTGTTTCCCATCCAAGTCACTTTACAGTGCTTGTTCGTGCAATTCCATGGTCTCGGGAAGAAGCATACAGCGATACATTGACAAAATTCTTTACAAATTATTATTCGTCAAGCTATTTGTTGCACCAAATGATCTATCAGTCCGGAGCAGTCCAGAAATTGATG AGTGATGCTGAGAAAATGTATAAGATTCTGAGGACGACCGGGATGGAGCAAACCTGTGGATCAAAATTTATTAGATGTGGCTTTTGTGGGGGAACTAATGCAGCATCTTTCAAAATCCTTTCTATTGAGCCTGAAAGTTCCAAGGGAAGAAGCAGCTTTGATGGGTCAGATACAAGGAAGAAG GAATGTGGAGCGGCTCTGGTTtttttcaggactcgttatgctGCTTTGGTTGCTTCGGAGGTTCTTCAAGCACCAAATCCCATGTCCTGGGTGACTGACTCTGCTCCTGAACCTCGTGACGTGTACTGGTCAAACTTGTGTGTACCGTATCGGCTCCTATGGATCCGTAAAATTGCTGTCCTCGTGGCCTCGATCCTTTTTGTGATTTTCTTCCTTATACCTGTGGTGTTTACACAAAGCCTTGTTCATTTTGAAAAGCTAAAAAAGATTTTTCCGTTCTTGAGGGATATCGGACAGAG GAAGTTTGTTGAACAAGTGATAACTGGATATCTACCAAGTGTTATATTCATGATCTTTCTGTACTTTGTACCACCACTAATGATGGTCTTCTCGACATTGGAGGGCTCAATTTCTCGTAGCAGCCGGAAACGAAGTACATGCATTAAAGTTACTTACTTTGTCATATGGAATGTATTCTTTGCCAATATTCTTACAGAGACTGCCATAGACCACTATCAAATTTCGATCATGAAATTGGGGGATCCTAAAAACATACCAAATTTGCTTGCTAAAGCAGTGCCTTCATCG GCAACATTCTTTATGACTTACGTTCTCACCTCAGGCTGGGCAAGCTTGTCCGTTGAACTCATTCAGCCATTTCCTTTAGTCTGCAACTTGTTTTACAGGTTCATTCTCCAAAACAAGGACGAGACAACATATGGAACATATACCTTTCCGTACCATACGGAAGTACCAAGAGTCCTCCTTTTCGGACTCCTAGGTTTCACTTGTTCCACATTGGCACCTCTTATTTTGCCTTTCTTGCTGGTATATTTTGTCCTTGCCTATTTCGTGTACCGCAATCAG ATATTGAACGTGTATGTAACGAAATATCAGACAGGCGGACTGTATTGGCCTGTGGTGCACAACACAACAATATTCTCGTTGGTGCTGACACAAATAATAGCATTGGGAGTTTTTGGAATCAAAGAATCCTCGGTTGCTTTAAGCTTTACCATTCCACTAATTGTTTGCACGCTACTCTTCAATGAGTATTGTAGGCAAAGGTTTCACCCAGTCTTTAGAAAAACACCAGCCAAG ATTATCATAGAAATGGACCGGCAAGATGAGCACTGTGGACGTATGGAGGAGATTCATCAGAAGCTGCAATCCTCTTATTGTCAGTTTGCTTCAAGATCCAATGGTTTGCAAAAAACCGTAGAACAAAACAGCCATGCATGCGAATTGGATAATACTGAGATAGGTAACATTTGCATGCATGAAGATCTAGAGGACGTCACACCTG GGAAGAGAACCATCCGATTGCCTGGGTCCTTAGTTGGACGAGCTCATCTAGAACTAGGAGAAATGCATAATAAGTAG
- the LOC140806930 gene encoding CSC1-like protein RXW8 isoform X2 — translation MDVSSLLTSAAINTAVCVAFFSLYSVLRKQPSLLSVYFGQRLSQVRLKRHDPFCFERLVPSASWIVKAWEASEDELYAIGGVDAVVFLRAVVFSVRILTVAGIICLFLVLPLNYNFGIEMEHKQFPDEPLNVFTIGNVKEGSRWLWAHCLALYIITCCACILLYFEYKNITKMRLAYITSSVSHPSHFTVLVRAIPWSREEAYSDTLTKFFTNYYSSSYLLHQMIYQSGAVQKLMSDAEKMYKILRTTGMEQTCGSKFIRCGFCGGTNAASFKILSIEPESSKGRSSFDGSDTRKKECGAALVFFRTRYAALVASEVLQAPNPMSWVTDSAPEPRDVYWSNLCVPYRLLWIRKIAVLVASILFVIFFLIPVVFTQSLVHFEKLKKIFPFLRDIGQRKFVEQVITGYLPSVIFMIFLYFVPPLMMVFSTLEGSISRSSRKRSTCIKVTYFVIWNVFFANILTETAIDHYQISIMKLGDPKNIPNLLAKAVPSSATFFMTYVLTSGWASLSVELIQPFPLVCNLFYRFILQNKDETTYGTYTFPYHTEVPRVLLFGLLGFTCSTLAPLILPFLLVYFVLAYFVYRNQILNVYVTKYQTGGLYWPVVHNTTIFSLVLTQIIALGVFGIKESSVALSFTIPLIVCTLLFNEYCRQRFHPVFRKTPAKIIIEMDRQDEHCGRMEEIHQKLQSSYCQFASRSNGLQKTVEQNSHACELDNTEIGNICMHEDLEDVTPGKRTIRLPGSLVGRAHLELGEMHNK, via the exons ATGGACGTCTCCTCTCTTTTGACTTCTGCTGCTATCAATACAGCTGTATGTGTGGCGTTTTTCTCGTTGTACTCTGTTTTAAGAAAACAACCTAGTCTCCTGAGCGTCTATTTTGGGCAAAGGCTTTCCCAGGTGAGATTAAAACGCCATGATCCTTTTTGCTTCGAGCGACTCGTTCCTTCTGCTAGTTGGATAGTGAAGGCCTGGGAAGCCTCAGAGGACGAGTTATATGCCATTGGTGGTGTGGATGCCGTAGTCTTTCTCCGTGCGGTTGTCTTCAG TGTCAGAATATTAACTGTTGCTGGTATCATATGCTTGTTTCTTGTTCTTCCCCTAAATTATAATTTCGGAATTGAGATGGAGCACAAACAATTCCCTGATGAGCCATTGAATGTGTTCACCATTGGGAATGTGAAGGAAGGGTCAAGATG GCTTTGGGCTCATTGTCTTGCACTATACATCATAACATGCTGCGCTTGTATTCTCCTCTACTTT GAATATAAAAACATCACAAAAATGAGATTGGCGTACATCACTTCTTCTGTTTCCCATCCAAGTCACTTTACAGTGCTTGTTCGTGCAATTCCATGGTCTCGGGAAGAAGCATACAGCGATACATTGACAAAATTCTTTACAAATTATTATTCGTCAAGCTATTTGTTGCACCAAATGATCTATCAGTCCGGAGCAGTCCAGAAATTGATG AGTGATGCTGAGAAAATGTATAAGATTCTGAGGACGACCGGGATGGAGCAAACCTGTGGATCAAAATTTATTAGATGTGGCTTTTGTGGGGGAACTAATGCAGCATCTTTCAAAATCCTTTCTATTGAGCCTGAAAGTTCCAAGGGAAGAAGCAGCTTTGATGGGTCAGATACAAGGAAGAAG GAATGTGGAGCGGCTCTGGTTtttttcaggactcgttatgctGCTTTGGTTGCTTCGGAGGTTCTTCAAGCACCAAATCCCATGTCCTGGGTGACTGACTCTGCTCCTGAACCTCGTGACGTGTACTGGTCAAACTTGTGTGTACCGTATCGGCTCCTATGGATCCGTAAAATTGCTGTCCTCGTGGCCTCGATCCTTTTTGTGATTTTCTTCCTTATACCTGTGGTGTTTACACAAAGCCTTGTTCATTTTGAAAAGCTAAAAAAGATTTTTCCGTTCTTGAGGGATATCGGACAGAG GAAGTTTGTTGAACAAGTGATAACTGGATATCTACCAAGTGTTATATTCATGATCTTTCTGTACTTTGTACCACCACTAATGATGGTCTTCTCGACATTGGAGGGCTCAATTTCTCGTAGCAGCCGGAAACGAAGTACATGCATTAAAGTTACTTACTTTGTCATATGGAATGTATTCTTTGCCAATATTCTTACAGAGACTGCCATAGACCACTATCAAATTTCGATCATGAAATTGGGGGATCCTAAAAACATACCAAATTTGCTTGCTAAAGCAGTGCCTTCATCG GCAACATTCTTTATGACTTACGTTCTCACCTCAGGCTGGGCAAGCTTGTCCGTTGAACTCATTCAGCCATTTCCTTTAGTCTGCAACTTGTTTTACAGGTTCATTCTCCAAAACAAGGACGAGACAACATATGGAACATATACCTTTCCGTACCATACGGAAGTACCAAGAGTCCTCCTTTTCGGACTCCTAGGTTTCACTTGTTCCACATTGGCACCTCTTATTTTGCCTTTCTTGCTGGTATATTTTGTCCTTGCCTATTTCGTGTACCGCAATCAG ATATTGAACGTGTATGTAACGAAATATCAGACAGGCGGACTGTATTGGCCTGTGGTGCACAACACAACAATATTCTCGTTGGTGCTGACACAAATAATAGCATTGGGAGTTTTTGGAATCAAAGAATCCTCGGTTGCTTTAAGCTTTACCATTCCACTAATTGTTTGCACGCTACTCTTCAATGAGTATTGTAGGCAAAGGTTTCACCCAGTCTTTAGAAAAACACCAGCCAAG ATTATCATAGAAATGGACCGGCAAGATGAGCACTGTGGACGTATGGAGGAGATTCATCAGAAGCTGCAATCCTCTTATTGTCAGTTTGCTTCAAGATCCAATGGTTTGCAAAAAACCGTAGAACAAAACAGCCATGCATGCGAATTGGATAATACTGAGATAGGTAACATTTGCATGCATGAAGATCTAGAGGACGTCACACCTG GGAAGAGAACCATCCGATTGCCTGGGTCCTTAGTTGGACGAGCTCATCTAGAACTAGGAGAAATGCATAATAAGTAG